The Bacteroidota bacterium genome window below encodes:
- the nifJ gene encoding pyruvate:ferredoxin (flavodoxin) oxidoreductase, translating into MSTVKRELVIIDGNEAAAYVAHKTNEVIAIYPITPSSNMGEWCDQWSSEGKKNIWGTVPSVTEMQSEGGASGAVHGALQTGSLTTTFTASQGLLLMIPNMFKIAGELTSTVFHVSARSIAAQGLSIFGDHSDVMAARSTGWGMLCSHNVQEVMDFALISQAATLEARVPFIHFFDGFRTSHEVMKIEQLTIDDIKAMMNEDFISHHRKRGLTPNNPVMRGTAQNPDVYFQARETVNPFYERCPDIMQKTMDQFAKIVGRQYHLFDYYGAPDAERVIVIMGSGSEAVHETVEALLAKGEKIGVVKVRLFRPFSVKHFIDAFPSTTKSIAVLDRTKEPGGAGEPMYQDIVTALHEYFAADDVKFKKYPKVVGGRYGLSSKEFTPAMVKAVYDELGKEKPKNHFTIGINDDVSHSSLDFDPNYTTEKSDVIRSLFYGLGADGTVGANKNSIKIIGEETKFYGQGYFVYDSKKSGSTTVSHLRFGPREIRSTYLISQANFVACHQWQFLEKFDMLTSIVSGGTFLLNSPFPKDRVWANLPMSVQEQIINKKLNFYVIDGNAVAIKTGMGTRVNTIMQTCFFAISGVLPKDQAIEAIKHSIKKTYGKKGEEIVKMNYAAVDGTIENLFKVDYPNELTSTIQLPPVVPDHAPDFIKNVTAKMIAGQGDSIPVSRLPIDGTYPVGTTMWEKRNIASEIPVWDSEWCIQCGKCALVCPHASIRIKVYDNALTEKTPGTFKHMQYKGNDYKGQAYTIQVAPEDCTGCGICVEICPAKNKKETKYKALNMQPQPALRDSERANWDYFLTIPEADRRTVDTKTIKGSQFLQPLFEFSGACTGCGETPYVKLVSQLFGDRTVVANATGCSSIYGGNLPTTPWTKNKEGRGPAWANSLFEDNAEFGLGFRLSFDKQTEYARELLIKLLPQLNEGLVNGILSSTQTTEAEIYEQRERVKQLKHLLESIHVPESKQLLQYIDALVKKSVWIMGGDGWAYDIGFGGLDHVIASGRNVNILVLDTEVYSNTGGQMSKATPRGAVAKFAAGGKPGGKKDLGLIAMSYANTYVAQIAMGANDLQTVKAIQEAEAFEGPSLIIAYSHCIAHGINMRLGMNAQKLAVDSGYWPLYRYNPALMKEGKNPFQLDSKPPKVKFEEFAYNEIRYKMLTKMDPEKAKRLLREAQEDVLKKWRYYEQLAAMNFTTPQATTASH; encoded by the coding sequence ATGTCAACAGTAAAAAGAGAACTTGTCATCATCGACGGCAACGAAGCTGCCGCGTATGTAGCACACAAAACAAACGAAGTCATCGCGATTTATCCAATCACCCCTTCTTCCAACATGGGCGAATGGTGCGATCAATGGTCATCCGAAGGAAAGAAAAATATTTGGGGCACCGTTCCCAGTGTCACCGAAATGCAGAGCGAAGGAGGGGCATCTGGAGCAGTCCACGGCGCATTACAGACTGGCTCGCTCACCACAACATTTACCGCATCGCAGGGATTGCTTCTGATGATCCCAAACATGTTTAAGATCGCTGGCGAATTAACTTCAACAGTATTTCACGTCTCCGCTCGATCGATTGCTGCGCAAGGACTTTCCATTTTTGGCGATCACAGCGATGTTATGGCGGCACGTTCCACCGGCTGGGGAATGTTGTGCTCGCATAATGTTCAAGAAGTAATGGATTTTGCGCTTATCTCACAAGCAGCAACGCTTGAAGCGCGGGTTCCCTTCATTCATTTTTTTGACGGGTTCCGCACATCGCACGAAGTAATGAAGATCGAACAATTAACAATCGACGACATCAAAGCGATGATGAACGAAGATTTTATTTCCCACCATCGCAAGCGCGGACTTACACCAAACAATCCTGTGATGCGCGGTACTGCTCAAAATCCGGATGTGTATTTCCAGGCTCGCGAAACCGTCAATCCATTCTACGAACGATGCCCCGACATTATGCAAAAGACGATGGATCAATTTGCAAAGATCGTTGGCAGACAGTATCACCTGTTCGATTATTATGGTGCGCCGGATGCAGAACGTGTTATCGTGATTATGGGCTCCGGCTCTGAAGCAGTCCATGAAACAGTTGAAGCATTGTTGGCTAAAGGAGAAAAGATCGGCGTGGTAAAAGTCCGATTATTCCGTCCATTCTCTGTAAAACATTTTATTGATGCATTCCCTTCAACAACAAAATCGATTGCGGTATTGGACAGAACAAAAGAACCGGGTGGCGCAGGTGAACCGATGTATCAAGATATCGTCACGGCATTGCATGAATATTTTGCAGCGGACGATGTTAAATTCAAAAAATATCCAAAAGTAGTCGGCGGACGGTATGGATTATCATCAAAAGAATTTACACCGGCAATGGTAAAAGCAGTGTATGACGAACTGGGAAAAGAAAAACCAAAAAATCATTTTACGATCGGTATTAACGACGATGTGAGCCATTCCAGTTTGGATTTCGATCCGAACTACACCACGGAAAAATCGGATGTTATTCGCTCCTTATTCTATGGACTCGGTGCAGACGGAACAGTTGGCGCAAATAAAAATTCCATTAAGATTATTGGTGAAGAGACAAAATTCTATGGACAAGGATATTTCGTTTATGATTCAAAAAAATCCGGATCGACGACGGTGTCACATTTACGGTTTGGTCCGCGGGAAATCCGCTCCACCTATTTGATTTCGCAAGCAAACTTCGTTGCATGCCATCAATGGCAGTTTCTGGAAAAGTTTGATATGCTCACCTCCATCGTTTCCGGAGGAACATTTCTTCTGAACTCTCCTTTCCCGAAAGATCGGGTCTGGGCGAATCTTCCGATGAGTGTACAGGAACAAATCATCAATAAAAAACTGAACTTTTATGTGATCGATGGAAATGCAGTCGCAATAAAAACCGGCATGGGAACACGTGTCAATACGATAATGCAGACGTGCTTCTTCGCCATCTCTGGCGTTTTGCCAAAAGACCAGGCGATTGAAGCGATTAAACATTCCATTAAAAAAACCTACGGTAAAAAAGGCGAAGAAATTGTGAAAATGAACTATGCCGCTGTGGATGGAACAATTGAGAATTTGTTCAAAGTCGATTATCCCAATGAATTAACAAGTACAATTCAACTTCCACCCGTTGTGCCTGACCATGCCCCGGATTTTATTAAGAATGTCACGGCAAAAATGATTGCCGGTCAGGGAGATTCAATTCCTGTCAGCCGACTGCCAATTGATGGTACGTACCCTGTCGGCACAACGATGTGGGAGAAACGCAATATTGCATCGGAAATTCCGGTGTGGGATTCCGAATGGTGCATCCAATGTGGAAAATGTGCACTTGTTTGCCCGCACGCCTCAATCCGCATTAAAGTGTATGATAATGCGTTGACGGAAAAAACTCCCGGAACATTCAAACATATGCAGTATAAAGGAAATGATTACAAAGGTCAGGCATATACAATACAGGTTGCGCCGGAAGATTGCACCGGATGCGGAATCTGCGTGGAAATTTGCCCGGCAAAGAATAAGAAAGAAACAAAATATAAAGCGCTAAACATGCAGCCGCAACCGGCGCTGCGAGATTCTGAACGGGCAAATTGGGATTACTTCCTCACCATTCCGGAAGCGGATCGACGTACCGTTGATACGAAAACAATTAAGGGCTCGCAATTTCTTCAACCGCTGTTTGAATTCTCCGGCGCCTGCACAGGATGCGGTGAAACACCGTATGTAAAATTGGTCAGTCAATTATTCGGTGACAGAACGGTGGTCGCAAACGCAACGGGATGTTCATCCATCTACGGCGGAAATCTTCCGACGACGCCTTGGACGAAAAACAAAGAGGGACGCGGACCGGCATGGGCAAACTCATTGTTCGAAGACAACGCAGAGTTCGGTCTTGGTTTCCGTCTTTCGTTTGACAAGCAAACAGAGTATGCGCGTGAATTATTGATTAAACTTCTTCCTCAATTGAATGAAGGTTTGGTCAACGGTATTCTCTCTTCCACGCAAACGACGGAAGCAGAGATTTATGAACAGCGTGAACGCGTAAAACAGTTGAAACATTTATTGGAGAGCATTCATGTTCCAGAATCAAAACAATTGCTGCAATATATCGATGCACTCGTGAAGAAAAGTGTTTGGATTATGGGGGGTGACGGTTGGGCATACGATATCGGTTTCGGAGGTTTGGATCATGTTATCGCATCCGGACGAAATGTAAACATCCTTGTTCTTGATACGGAAGTCTACTCCAACACCGGCGGACAAATGTCCAAAGCAACGCCTCGCGGCGCTGTTGCAAAATTTGCAGCGGGTGGAAAACCGGGTGGAAAGAAAGATCTCGGATTGATCGCCATGAGTTACGCTAATACCTATGTTGCACAGATTGCGATGGGTGCGAACGATCTGCAGACGGTGAAAGCAATCCAAGAAGCAGAAGCATTTGAAGGACCATCCCTTATCATCGCCTACTCTCATTGCATTGCGCACGGCATCAACATGCGCCTTGGTATGAATGCACAGAAGCTTGCGGTGGACTCTGGTTACTGGCCGCTATATCGTTACAATCCAGCGTTGATGAAAGAAGGAAAGAATCCATTCCAACTTGATTCGAAACCGCCGAAAGTGAAGTTTGAAGAGTTTGCGTACAATGAGATCCGATACAAAATGTTAACGAAAATGGATCCTGAAAAAGCAAAACGTTTACTTCGCGAAGCACAGGAAGATGTATTGAAGAAATGGAGATATTACGAACAACTTGCGGCAATGAACTTCACAACACCGCAGGCAACAACGGCAAGTCATTAA
- a CDS encoding dihydroorotate dehydrogenase-like protein: MDLSTEYLGLNLKNPIVPSASPMSRTVGSVRLMEDYGASAVVLFSIFEEQIRHETKELYHHLTYHAESYAEATSYFPEAHEYHSGPDEYLNHIRKLKESVSIPIIGSINGVTEGGWIEYAKLIEQAGADALELNVYYIPTDSNMTSDDIEQTYLDIVKDVRNQVSIPVAVKLSPFFTSLSNVAKRLDNIGINGLVLFNRFYQPDINLDTLSVEPGVVLSSSNSLRLPLRWIGILHNKIKADLAASTGVHSGEDVIKLIMAGANVTMMCSALLRHGPRKIREVLTEVQQWMVEHEYTNLNDMRGSMSHKSVADPSSFERANYMKALQTYM; this comes from the coding sequence ATGGATTTATCAACTGAATATCTCGGACTGAATCTTAAAAATCCCATCGTCCCCTCCGCCTCGCCAATGTCACGCACGGTTGGCAGTGTTCGATTGATGGAAGATTACGGTGCATCGGCGGTCGTGCTTTTTTCAATCTTCGAAGAACAGATCCGGCACGAAACAAAAGAACTGTATCACCATCTTACCTATCACGCGGAAAGTTATGCCGAAGCAACTTCCTATTTTCCGGAAGCACACGAATATCACAGCGGACCGGATGAATATTTGAATCATATCAGAAAGCTGAAAGAATCGGTCAGCATTCCGATCATCGGCAGCATTAACGGCGTTACCGAAGGTGGCTGGATTGAGTATGCAAAATTGATTGAACAGGCTGGTGCCGATGCTTTGGAATTGAATGTCTACTATATCCCGACCGATTCAAATATGACCAGCGATGATATCGAACAAACATATTTGGATATTGTGAAAGATGTACGCAATCAAGTTTCCATTCCGGTTGCGGTAAAACTCTCCCCATTCTTTACGTCGTTATCCAACGTAGCAAAACGATTGGATAACATCGGCATCAACGGCCTTGTCCTCTTCAATCGTTTTTATCAACCGGATATCAATCTGGATACATTGAGCGTGGAACCAGGCGTTGTCTTAAGTTCATCTAACTCTTTACGATTACCACTTCGCTGGATAGGCATTCTGCATAACAAGATTAAAGCAGATCTTGCCGCATCGACTGGCGTTCATTCCGGTGAAGATGTGATCAAATTAATTATGGCCGGCGCGAATGTAACAATGATGTGTTCGGCACTTCTTCGTCATGGACCGAGAAAGATTCGTGAAGTGTTGACGGAAGTCCAACAATGGATGGTAGAACACGAATATACAAACTTGAATGACATGCGCGGGAGCATGAGCCACAAATCGGTTGCCGATCCGTCATCATTCGAACGAGCAAATTATATGAAAGCATTACAAACATACATGTGA
- a CDS encoding Rrf2 family transcriptional regulator: protein MSIFFSRQCEYALQSIIYLAQKKQGEMTTIKEISSHLNIPFHFLGKIFQKLSHKGLLHSMKGVSGGFWLAKPAEEIVLMDIIIAIDGSDIMNLCVLGYSECNVAAPCPMHNEWKTTKENFFASLSKKNILDVAKDIKKDGYKAA, encoded by the coding sequence ATGTCAATCTTCTTCAGCAGGCAATGTGAATACGCATTGCAATCCATCATCTATCTTGCGCAAAAAAAGCAAGGCGAGATGACCACTATTAAAGAGATCTCATCGCACTTAAACATCCCGTTTCATTTTCTGGGAAAAATCTTCCAGAAACTTTCGCATAAGGGATTGCTTCATTCCATGAAAGGTGTTTCCGGCGGATTCTGGCTGGCAAAACCTGCCGAAGAGATTGTGTTGATGGATATTATTATCGCAATCGATGGAAGCGATATTATGAATCTTTGCGTGCTCGGTTATTCGGAGTGTAACGTGGCAGCACCCTGCCCCATGCACAACGAGTGGAAAACAACCAAAGAGAATTTCTTTGCATCGTTGAGCAAAAAGAACATCCTTGATGTCGCAAAAGACATTAAAAAGGATGGATATAAAGCTGCATAA
- a CDS encoding 4Fe-4S binding protein, with amino-acid sequence MNTPISIIKLASHNQTNRSDIKHASPALRKIPTEQRRKKFKPNLSFRWYRRIMDRLKNDSQFFRSSVQLAFVLLCIWIGIEFYLFMQWGMSFGTETYVERPPGVEGFLPISALMGMLHWIYSGTLNTIHPAGTIILVGFIAVSLIMKKAFCSWMCPVGTLSESLWMLGQQLFKQNIIVWRWLDYPLRSLKYLLLFFFVYAIGAMSVQELEIFINSPYNKVADIKMYLFFAEISQFALWTIIGLMLFSVVIKNFWCRYLCPYGALLGITGLLAPFRITRVKENCIDCELCTKVCPSNIKVHQVSQVWSDECTSCLRCVEECPVKETLVLRSKKKSASISPWVFGTLVAGVFIAVTGLGMLTGHWKNSVSKDEYQFRFQNLDSPLYNHARGSVPQYGPND; translated from the coding sequence ATGAATACTCCAATTTCCATTATTAAGCTTGCATCACATAATCAGACAAATCGCTCTGATATCAAACACGCTTCTCCTGCTTTACGAAAGATTCCTACAGAACAACGTCGAAAAAAATTCAAACCGAATCTCTCTTTCCGATGGTATCGTCGAATTATGGATCGACTAAAGAACGATTCACAATTCTTTCGGTCATCCGTACAACTAGCGTTTGTGTTACTCTGCATTTGGATCGGCATTGAATTCTATCTCTTCATGCAATGGGGAATGTCTTTTGGGACTGAAACATACGTTGAACGCCCTCCGGGCGTTGAAGGATTTCTCCCTATCAGCGCATTAATGGGAATGCTTCACTGGATCTACAGCGGAACACTCAACACAATTCATCCAGCCGGAACAATTATCCTTGTCGGATTTATCGCCGTTAGCTTGATTATGAAAAAAGCATTCTGCAGTTGGATGTGTCCTGTTGGCACACTGAGCGAATCGCTTTGGATGCTTGGCCAACAACTCTTCAAACAAAATATTATTGTGTGGCGATGGCTGGATTATCCGCTCCGTTCGTTAAAATATCTTCTTCTCTTCTTTTTTGTCTATGCCATCGGGGCAATGTCGGTTCAAGAATTGGAAATATTCATTAACAGTCCATACAACAAAGTGGCCGATATTAAAATGTATCTCTTCTTTGCCGAGATTTCGCAATTTGCTCTTTGGACAATTATTGGATTGATGCTTTTCTCGGTAGTAATTAAAAATTTTTGGTGCAGATATTTATGTCCCTACGGCGCTTTGCTAGGCATTACCGGATTATTAGCGCCCTTCCGAATCACGCGTGTGAAAGAAAACTGCATTGATTGCGAACTCTGCACAAAAGTTTGTCCATCGAATATCAAAGTGCATCAAGTCAGTCAAGTGTGGAGCGATGAGTGTACAAGTTGCCTGCGCTGCGTTGAAGAATGTCCTGTAAAAGAAACCCTTGTGCTTCGATCTAAAAAAAAGTCTGCTTCAATTTCACCGTGGGTCTTCGGTACACTTGTAGCAGGAGTGTTTATTGCGGTTACCGGATTGGGAATGTTAACCGGACACTGGAAAAACTCGGTTTCAAAGGATGAATACCAATTTCGTTTTCAAAATCTTGATTCGCCGCTCTACAATCATGCACGCGGTTCTGTTCCGCAATACGGGCCAAACGATTAA
- the nrfH gene encoding cytochrome c nitrite reductase small subunit — translation MKQFIISLIHALKPPKQWRIPVFITVGTLFGLGLLVLYVGNATSYLSDDPRACMNCHVMAPQFATWERSSHARVTVCNDCHVPHNNVVSKYAFKAMDGTRHSFMFTFRMEPQVIHIHDAGIAVVQQNCIRCHSQLTQNVNERFVTLEAQQHGDGKLCWECHRETPHGRVNSLASVPYARIPIPSDVTPAWIKKYLHNDRAGQR, via the coding sequence ATGAAGCAATTTATCATTTCACTTATCCACGCCCTGAAGCCGCCGAAACAGTGGCGTATTCCTGTTTTCATAACAGTAGGAACATTGTTCGGACTCGGTTTGCTGGTGCTGTATGTTGGTAATGCCACGTCATACCTATCCGACGATCCCCGCGCCTGCATGAACTGTCACGTGATGGCGCCGCAGTTTGCAACATGGGAACGAAGCAGTCATGCACGAGTGACTGTTTGTAATGACTGTCATGTCCCACACAATAATGTCGTCAGCAAATATGCATTTAAAGCAATGGATGGTACGCGACATTCATTTATGTTCACGTTCCGCATGGAGCCGCAAGTGATTCATATTCATGATGCTGGGATTGCCGTGGTTCAACAAAATTGCATCCGATGTCATTCCCAACTTACTCAAAATGTGAACGAAAGATTTGTCACTCTTGAAGCACAACAGCATGGAGACGGAAAACTTTGCTGGGAATGTCATCGTGAAACACCACATGGACGCGTAAATAGTCTAGCTTCTGTTCCATATGCACGTATTCCAATTCCGTCCGATGTGACACCAGCGTGGATAAAAAAATACCTACATAATGATCGAGCAGGTCAACGTTAA
- a CDS encoding ammonia-forming cytochrome c nitrite reductase subunit c552: MNITELIEKKPWTAWVLFGGTIIIVFLVGWLGASIMERRSEAMMQYQVTKPIAEWEPRNEVWGENYPREYETYKSTKDTTYLSKYGGNKKRDLLEEDPLNVILWAGYAFSREYNQARGHYYAISDIRNTLRTAVPQPATCWSCKSPDVPRIMNKIGPANFYKGHWDSLGHEIVNNIGCQDCHDPKTMNLRITRPALAEAWQRQGKDINNATRQEMRSLVCAQCHVEYYFKGKVEKYLTFPWDKGFSADSMEAYYEQIGHIDFVHTISKTPILKAQHPDYELYRTGIHAERGVSCADCHMPYKNEGGVKFTNHKIASPLENIAGSCQVCHRESEQVLTKNVNDRQDKIMELKHLAEKALVAAHIEAAAAYNAGADSSELVPALKLIRSAQWRWDWVSAANAVGFHSPLEGARVLGTSIQRAEEARRFITQVLIKHNASPIVQMPDLSTKAKAQAFIGLNIPKLINEKNEWKKTVLPTWDAKAKERQGDVKY, from the coding sequence ATGAACATCACTGAACTTATCGAAAAAAAACCGTGGACCGCTTGGGTGCTGTTCGGCGGTACAATCATCATTGTATTTCTCGTCGGCTGGCTGGGTGCATCCATTATGGAACGCCGCAGTGAAGCAATGATGCAATACCAAGTAACAAAACCGATTGCGGAGTGGGAACCACGCAACGAGGTGTGGGGAGAAAATTATCCCCGTGAATATGAAACATATAAAAGTACAAAAGACACGACATACCTGAGCAAATACGGAGGAAACAAAAAACGAGATCTGCTTGAAGAGGATCCGCTCAATGTTATTTTGTGGGCAGGATATGCTTTCTCTCGAGAATATAATCAGGCTCGCGGACATTATTATGCCATTAGCGATATACGAAATACGCTTCGTACAGCTGTTCCTCAGCCCGCTACATGTTGGTCATGTAAAAGTCCGGATGTTCCCCGCATTATGAACAAAATAGGACCGGCAAATTTTTATAAAGGACATTGGGATTCTCTCGGTCATGAGATTGTGAACAACATCGGCTGTCAGGATTGTCACGATCCGAAAACAATGAATCTGCGAATCACACGCCCGGCACTTGCTGAAGCGTGGCAGCGGCAAGGAAAAGATATCAACAACGCAACGCGTCAGGAAATGCGCTCACTCGTCTGCGCGCAGTGTCATGTGGAATACTACTTCAAAGGAAAAGTGGAAAAGTATCTCACCTTCCCTTGGGATAAAGGATTCTCTGCCGACTCAATGGAAGCGTATTATGAACAGATTGGTCATATTGATTTCGTTCATACAATCAGCAAAACACCCATTCTTAAAGCTCAACATCCAGATTATGAATTGTATCGCACAGGTATTCATGCCGAACGGGGTGTTTCGTGTGCAGATTGCCACATGCCGTACAAAAACGAAGGGGGCGTAAAATTCACCAATCATAAGATTGCTTCTCCATTGGAAAATATCGCTGGCTCATGTCAAGTCTGTCATCGCGAGAGCGAACAAGTACTGACAAAAAATGTAAACGACAGACAAGACAAGATTATGGAATTAAAACACCTTGCAGAAAAAGCACTTGTGGCCGCACACATTGAAGCAGCGGCTGCGTACAATGCGGGTGCAGATTCTTCCGAACTGGTTCCCGCATTAAAACTTATCCGCTCGGCACAATGGCGTTGGGATTGGGTGTCAGCAGCAAATGCAGTGGGCTTCCACTCTCCTCTGGAAGGTGCACGAGTGCTTGGAACATCAATTCAACGAGCAGAAGAGGCACGACGGTTTATTACACAAGTGCTGATAAAACACAACGCATCACCAATAGTGCAAATGCCCGATCTCTCTACCAAAGCAAAAGCGCAGGCATTCATCGGATTAAATATTCCCAAATTGATTAATGAGAAAAATGAGTGGAAGAAAACTGTCTTGCCAACGTGGGATGCCAAAGCAAAAGAACGTCAGGGAGATGTGAAGTATTAA
- a CDS encoding helix-turn-helix domain-containing protein has protein sequence MELNVVNIVLIVAASQSFLLAVLIFQKHRALFANRFLAALLFCFTVISIHLLIQDAGVYQIIPFVFVIVGIPLTASPLQFLYTKYLLRRQTHIAPGDWIHFALFLLFESALLIAFVFGFVDFSEATAATPDTAPFFLRLFNWLLIAQGLFYVAAGLRLIIRFNKQLKEVLSSIEQLQMNWLRNTTLAMLSAWILFLVEDTLMTQGINLSNYVFVSVVFAIYVYAMGFFGLMKSEIFSDPSVEKVMHVVEEIEITQDENNGAKYQRSGLSDETAGQYLQSLLRLMEEKKIYRNSSLTLTELSEELSVSPHNLSEVINTKLRKNFYDFVNGYRLEEAKKDLADRSKQHLKILSIAFDAGFNSKATFNTLFKEQTGVTPSEYRKKLLLSTIGE, from the coding sequence ATGGAATTGAACGTTGTGAATATTGTTCTCATCGTGGCCGCATCGCAATCATTTCTGCTGGCAGTGCTCATTTTTCAAAAACACCGTGCGTTGTTTGCCAACAGATTCCTGGCTGCGCTCTTATTCTGTTTTACGGTAATCTCTATTCACCTGCTTATTCAAGACGCAGGTGTTTATCAGATAATTCCATTTGTTTTTGTTATTGTCGGAATTCCCCTTACCGCTTCTCCTCTGCAGTTTCTCTATACCAAATATCTGCTGCGAAGGCAAACACATATAGCTCCGGGTGATTGGATCCATTTTGCCTTGTTTCTCCTCTTTGAATCTGCACTACTGATAGCATTTGTCTTCGGATTCGTTGATTTTTCCGAGGCAACAGCCGCTACTCCCGATACAGCCCCATTCTTTTTGCGTCTGTTTAATTGGCTGTTGATTGCTCAGGGATTGTTCTACGTTGCAGCCGGACTCCGTTTGATTATCCGCTTTAACAAACAGTTGAAAGAAGTTCTCTCTTCTATTGAACAGCTGCAAATGAACTGGCTCCGCAACACCACGCTGGCGATGCTCTCCGCTTGGATATTGTTTTTGGTTGAAGATACGCTGATGACGCAGGGAATCAATCTTTCCAACTACGTTTTTGTCTCCGTTGTTTTTGCCATCTATGTGTATGCTATGGGGTTTTTCGGATTGATGAAGTCGGAAATCTTCTCCGATCCTTCGGTGGAGAAAGTGATGCACGTGGTAGAAGAAATTGAAATCACTCAGGATGAAAACAATGGAGCAAAATATCAACGCTCGGGACTTTCCGATGAAACGGCGGGGCAATATCTTCAATCGCTCCTTCGGTTGATGGAAGAAAAGAAGATCTACCGCAACAGCTCTCTGACGCTTACGGAATTGTCGGAAGAGTTATCCGTTTCGCCGCACAATCTTTCAGAAGTAATCAATACAAAACTCCGAAAGAATTTTTATGATTTCGTAAACGGATATCGCCTGGAAGAGGCGAAGAAGGATCTTGCAGATCGCTCCAAACAACATTTGAAAATTCTCTCCATTGCTTTCGATGCAGGGTTTAATTCCAAAGCCACATTCAACACATTGTTCAAAGAACAAACCGGCGTCACCCCTTCCGAATACAGAAAAAAATTGTTGTTGTCGACTATCGGCGAATAA